One Beggiatoa leptomitoformis DNA segment encodes these proteins:
- a CDS encoding glycerophosphoryl diester phosphodiesterase, with the protein MQQIVLPKIIAHRGASANAPENTHSALRLAAEYGARWVEIDVMLAACHTPIIFHDDTLERCSNGTGRLIDQPYTVLRQLDAGAWFAPQFAGEQIATLTNTVELLIQLNMGLNLEIKPLQGLEQVTAQAVVTALQQIDIHRLPLLISSFSPRCLAIARDQLPNIPRGFLTEKIPPHWQSLLQELRCISLHCDYTTLTASQVQAVKTAGYQVLTFTVNQPQQARQLFAWGVDAVFSDYPQLLINELL; encoded by the coding sequence ATGCAACAAATTGTTTTACCAAAAATTATTGCACATCGCGGTGCATCAGCTAATGCGCCTGAAAATACCCATAGCGCGTTGCGTTTGGCGGCAGAATATGGCGCGCGTTGGGTAGAAATTGATGTAATGCTTGCTGCTTGTCACACACCGATTATTTTTCATGACGATACGTTAGAACGTTGTAGCAATGGAACTGGACGATTGATAGACCAACCTTATACGGTTTTACGTCAATTAGATGCAGGGGCTTGGTTTGCACCCCAGTTTGCAGGAGAACAGATTGCAACCTTAACGAACACGGTAGAATTATTAATCCAGTTGAATATGGGGTTAAATTTAGAAATAAAACCTTTACAAGGATTAGAACAAGTAACCGCACAAGCCGTTGTAACTGCTTTACAACAGATTGATATACATCGTTTACCCTTATTAATATCTAGTTTTAGTCCACGCTGTTTAGCGATTGCGCGTGACCAACTACCCAATATTCCACGCGGCTTTTTAACTGAAAAAATTCCCCCGCATTGGCAATCTTTATTACAAGAATTACGTTGCATTAGCCTACATTGCGATTACACAACACTCACCGCATCACAAGTACAAGCAGTAAAAACAGCGGGTTATCAAGTATTAACATTTACAGTTAATCAACCACAACAAGCCAGACAATTATTTGCTTGGGGAGTTGATGCCGTTTTTTCGGATTATCCACAATTACTTATTAACGAACTGTTGTAA